Genomic DNA from Penaeus monodon isolate SGIC_2016 chromosome 4, NSTDA_Pmon_1, whole genome shotgun sequence:
AATCAAAGAGTACCAAGAACAAGAGGAAACTCTTGCATAGGTTTATAAGCAACGACTATGGATTTTCTTTTGCAAGAAGCAAATtttacatttcctttctctctttaatcaAAAAGTTATTTAAGGTTCTCAGTTACAATAGGGGTAAACCTATTTTTCTAGACAAATAAAGATGTGTTTAAATTATGTGCTTTAAATTATTTAACATCCTTAGTTGCAATAAACACTtaacttttgaaaaaatataccatttattattatggttatttttcaaAACCTTGTCATACCTATTGCCAGTGTTAAACTGAGAATATGTAAGTTCTTAGTCTACTTAATAAATTTGGCTATTGAAGTATCTGACCATTCTTTGTATatgcttgtttttctttcatttcccccccccccttgctcattgtcatggggggtggggggcttaggaggagATTGTGGCCCAATGTagagggatcacccctacctagGACCTCGGCCCCCACCTCAACATATTtagcatggtcttttcttctccctttttcctttccttctcttcatcatccccttcttctgtccactgtTTAAGGTGTGAGAGCAGtgctaaaaggatgaaaggctggctttgtgtcagccTCCAGGAGCCATAGGCACTAAATTGGTAATGCATTATTTACAGGGACAATGCAGACAAGCCCACTATGGATATGTTGTCTAGCCCTTAGCTCTCATGTGAACCCTGAGGGGTAGACTGTTTCCTCTCCtcatttatttcaggctcaccatggccaataatgaagatttttttaccCTTATAAGGGGCATTAAAGCTTGTCTTTTCATCAACAAGCCTAGCTAAATTTGACTTCATTGGTTTCCCAACCCCTACCTCTTCTTTGACTGTGGCTCCCACTCATACTACTACCCCCCTCAACGTTTGCTGTCAATGCCATCCATtccaaatcatccacccaggtcattgaTCAACCTTGAAAATTCACGCCACTCCTCTCTCCCAATATCTTCCACTCCATCTTTTACTGCAGTCTTCTTTACTGTCTACACCACCCCCCCTTATTACTTATTTGTTACATCACCATATGACTGAGTATTTATTTGTCTGATAAATTTTTGATACAGATATGCCAGTTCTATAAAGTGCCACATTTTAACCCATCACTGCCGGGTCATGTGTACCAGCACCATAACAAACCGCTTGGTCTGCGGGGTACGCCTGTATGCATGACGACACGCCAGAGCGTGTGTAGCGGTACACTCTGCTTGATGTAGCCGACTCCTGCGCTCAGCCAAGTgggatcaattctttgtgattcccctacAGCCCCATATTCTGACAATACCCTTCTATTCCAACAATGTctcaaaaaacaagtaggcaaagtttcctttcacaATCGTTCTGATCTTCCATGCCTTGTCACCGTTACATCTGACCGACCTCACTggtaaacctattcctgcccaacctcattcctcccttcatacttgtactggaactgtttccGTCTCTCGAACTGTCCTGTCTGTGACAAGGACTGATCAGACTGTGAGAATGACTTGCTCACATGCCTTATTGACTGTGATACAGAGGCTGTCCAgggctacactattcctcccagaggccaacgtaagtcctacaccaatattgcaaGATTAGCTTCTGTAGATTTGACCTCCCCCCATAAAGTTTATATTGGTGGCGTGTCCGACCTTATCAACCTCTTCcctgtcaatgtcagaaatgttggcattttggccacccagccaaacactgtcACTCCACAACTCGCTGCCCTCTATGTGTTCAACCTGGCCATGACCATTCAAACTGCTCTGCTCAGTCAcacgtgtgccaattgtggtggctcccataatatattttataggagctACCCTGTTtacagttctcagattcaaactcgGCCTCACTTTATGTGAGGCCAAACAAGAAGCACTCCGACAAGGTTTttctttctacctattccaaaGCTATTTCGCTCTGCTCCCCTTCCATCTTCTCAAGAAGCCTcagcatctcccccagtatcttttccctctaccccaaaccaacctatctctactatctctctcccccagtcaaattccttttccagtctaaatccagatactccaatcaacCACTTCCCCAGTGCTTactattccccctcctccacactcTACCTGTTGTACTGGATAATCTAAATATTTCATTCCATCTTCTACCTCATCTTCTCCTacatccacctctccctctgctccttggacatctatttcctcttctccacataagaaaacctttgtttctctgaCCTCTTCACCCAACTCCCCTGCAGAAACTCTTGAAACATCCAAAAGTTCATAAACATGACTCAAGAGAATGCTCCACTCCTACGTCCACCCTCTTACCTTTTTATTTGCTCTACAAAGTatctgccgatatccatcctcctcaagtatcccctacccctcttcctcccactcaacCAAAAAAAACTCCATCCTGTCCTCTACATGCAtcaccatttcctcttccttcccgatTATCCTTACCACCCCACTTATATGCTCATGTGAATCCTTTATATCACAACAATGTCCTGTGGAaccctcccctcctgacattctcaccaccttcccctgttcctTTACTTCATTCTCAGGATTATTCTCCTACTTTTAGAACTATCATTTTTTACCATATTACCATCTGATTCTTCCATAAAAGTTCTTCTGCAGTTCCCTcatactctcccttcctcagacacatactctcCATGTGATCTGATCACCCTATACCTTTAACTACATCCCCACCATAATCCCTTTGCTCCACCTCTATGCCCTTTTCACTAACTTCTATCCTACAGTATTCTACATCCTTTGACATCCAAcacatcttatcatgattattaacaaATTTCCACCCTTTTTGCCACAGTACTTTACCATATTGCTATTGACCTataatgtctagcacatttatatcTTCTAACCTTTAACAATTAACTGACATTTCAATTTTACATTTTCTCCAGAATTACTTAGCTCAGGTGGGAAAACATTTTAGTTCTTTTATATTACCCCTAATGTATTTTGAATACTTCTAGAAGAAAATTTTACCATTCCACACACTGCAGACTTATGAATTATGAGATCTGATATAATTGGTACATCTAATGCTGGCATAATTTTTTTAGTGAAGATAGTGTCAAACCTGACTATCAGAATGGCAACTGTTATTTACAGCTATCAAATTCACAATTGCTCTCAAGACCTTTAAATGTTTGGGATTACCAACTTGGGCAAATACTacactttattattaattaaattggcCTAGAttgtatatttcttattttcaaacTTGTCAATAAATGAAAGTTAAAATTAACAAAACTTTTAACAAATGCAATTTTGGGATTTGATCTCAGAATAGGTACACTCATAcactcatgtatttatatacatgtatattatgagCAAAGTAACAGTTCTTCATGAATATATACGATGATGAGATTCACTAATACAtggtaattactgtaatttccAAAATGGTGCAACATGAGTCTttaaaaactaattatatatatgttatttacatatCATACAACTCTTACTTTACAGTACATCTTTAGTAGCATTTGAAAATAGTTGATTTAATATTTGCAATCATTTAAGTATATACTTAATAAACATTTTGCGTGGCTTGGTATGGGGTGCTCCTAGTTGCCCCATATTTGTTCCAATACTATGTGAGGGGCCCGTGGAGCATGCAACACGCACAAAAATTTCATaaggaaaagtgtgtgtgtgtgggtggggggggggggggctggtccTGGGGAAAGCTCACCCCGGTTTAATAATATGTCCATTTGTCTCATCACTGAACATCAGTATTTATAGGCATGTCTAAAAAGGGCATTTTTATTCAATGCATATTTTAGGAATGTTGCATCTGCATCCACAGATTTCTAAATTGTGAGATCTGATACATCACTACCAAGTATTATACCTAACAatggttatatctatatctatcccatAGCTTAAAAAACAAGATGTACATTATATGTAAGTAACATTCCCTTTCCTCAAATATCTTATCCCTTACAATGAGTGATAACAATACACTCCCCACACATTTGTATCATCACAGAACATCAGTAATTTATGCCTGACTAAATAGGTGAATTTAGTAAAACAATTGGGTGTTGCCATTTCCATCTGTATAGCTGACTCTGATATTCCAGTATATCTACTAGTCACTATATAGATGAGATAATGCTTGAATACAGTGCTCTGTTGGGACTATTGTCACACTAGTCCACAAACCTTCCCAAGGTAGGCTTATGAAGATCTCTCATGCAAAAACCATTTCCAAGAAAGAGCTGGGGAAGAATCTGCAGCTAACAGCCCATATTTAATAATGTGGAAGGAATGGCTGTGGTGGACCAAGTCATGGGTGGCACTGCATAATGACATACTCAGTGGCACCTCCCCAATCCTTTGCCCGTTGTTGTCATGGAAGAGCTTAGAAGAGGAACTGAGGAACAATGTagaggatcacccctaccttggtcctcaacccttgcctcaactaattttgcacatccctttcttctcttcttttgcacatccctttctttcttatcttcttcatacaattaggataagtggacagaagtccacttatcctaattgttaactcattttCACCCATTTTACcaaaatactttatcataatgttatatgaACTTGTTGCACATTtgtattaaccattaaccattctggaaatccacaaaaacttccttacctgggggcttCACCCCCAAGCCCCACGCCATCACTAATGACCTTATATGTTGACATGGCAGAAATTtttcaacaaataaaataaaataaccagtGCCATCAGCTCATCAAAGGGAGCTCATTTTTCTCCTATAGTAGCACATTATTTCTATGGGATTACTTTTAGATGAAGGCACCTCAAGAGAAGAGAACCTTCAATTTTACCAGactttggtttaaaaaatccAGCAACAATTCATTAAGTGCCTAATATTGTTTTCGATGTACTAAACGAGATAGCCACAAGTGGAAATTTCCATATGCATGCCAACAAGCACACAGTATTGGCCACTAGCCAATTTTTCAATACTGCAATTAATGTGTTATGGGGTTCTAGGCAAAGTGGCATCGTGGTGGGTgtgtaaaatattaaatgtaagaaaaaaaaaaaattatgagttgTTAATTGCTCCTACCCTATTTTCTAATTTCATGCTCCTTATTTTTTGCAAACTATatgaatttcatttttgttttttctattaatgtCTTTCCTTGTTGAAATATTATTAGGCAAGACAAATACATAAGCAGAATCACGTTAACACCAAATTACATAATGATTTTGACAAAGCACAAGCCATGAAGACAGCGTCACATTAACATTAAATTACACAATGATTTTGACAAAGCACAAGACATGAAGAAAACATCCAAGAATTGCATGCACTGTGGAGTTAACCCATTGACCACTTACTTTTAActgctcttttgtttgttttctagcTGCTTCAATTATTACATATGAATTTAAATTACTTTGCTGTTTAACATTAGTCATTAAATCagctttatctctttcttataAACCAGAACCACAATGGTGAGTGCATGTATGCAAGCATTCCAGGCATCAACTGATTAATCCTACCAATGCCTCAGTTTTCAGCATCATAAGCTGTTAACATACTCCCATACTTTACCTCTAAGTCTTTGATGAGCCAGTCATACTGACGAGAGAGAGGTTTGAGGCCATACTCCAGGAAATAATATGCCTCAGTGTTGACAGCAATAAAATGAACTGGACCCATGTTCCAACTGAAGAAAAGGTTTTCTGTGTCCTCATGGTTGGGCATGCTGAATCTTGCTCTGTAGTTACTGAAGTTGCTATAGGAGAGATGCATATTTGTTGTGTAATGTatagtattaacatatatattttatgtttcccTATTGTTTACCTAACTTTGCAATATAGGCCACTAACCAGCTCAGctgacaaacaaatacatatgagtCCAAAATCACAGCAAACTGCTGAGCAACAACTTCCCTAGCCATATAAATGTATTACCTATTACTAGTTAATATAAGACCAGGTTTGAGTGAAATCCACTGTTTTGGGATTTATTCAAGTGAAGTGATGCAGCATCACTATCCTGTGACAGGACTAAGGTAATATGAAAAAATGCATGATGGTtaatatcctctctttctctttttctcttgatctttttttcattatctcttttttcactctttttattttttctctctcccttttaccaCCCCATCTTTAATCTAGATCTGTCTCACTATATGCACAAGTCAAACAGAGATGGAGGTAGTACCGCAATATCCAGCCTCTAGCACAccaactaatatataaaatttacatttcattttcacTACTTCTCTGACAAAATAATCACACTCAgataaacatgacaaaaaaagaagTACAAGAGAAAAACTTACTACATCTGTTCGTGGTTGCCAGGGCAAGTCAGATAAGGCACATATGCAGCAATGGGTTGAATCTGTCGCATGAATTCATCTCCAACACGAGCATTGTCCTTTTGGGAGAATTAACAGATGGTGGTGTTTAGACAACAGGCTTTTCAAATCTAATACCAAATCACTTGACAAAGATTTGCTAGAGCTTTaagcaaacacactcacattgcatataatataatttacatgcATAACACATCCAGCACATTTTTACACACCATATCAACAAATTTACTTTAATTAAGAGGGTAAATTTTTACAGAGATATCTTACCGAGTCCATGTTGTATGCAAAGTCTCCCACGTGAATCACAGCATCATACATTCCTCTCTGGACCTCCTCCTGTAACCTGAAAACAAGAAgacattttttcaagaatttgaaAAGAATAATACGCATTTGAAAGTTTAACaaaacactgaaaataataaaaagaagaaaatagaaagataaataaataataatgataatgattatgtgatactgtaatgacaataacaataaccataaccaaaataataatcataatataataacgataacaaaaaataactaatgataataatgatcaatatatttataaaaaatgtaaaaagatggTATAGCAAAGGTTGGCACACAAAGAGACCAgaacatattatgtatttataagatataatataaatatactgaaGAGTCAAAAGTGTCACAGATAACAATTCAAAAATAAGACTCCTTCACAAAGCAAAAGGGCCATGACCTTTAACAACTACAGGTGCCTaacaaaatgacacaaaaaaaaaaatatgattaattaaCTACCAATTCACAAAATAAGTACCATTTTTAATACACATGCACAATGGCATACCTTGGCAGAGACTGAGCATTGACAGCTCCCATGTCACCATACATAGCCACTGACACAGGCCAGTCCGTCCCATTC
This window encodes:
- the LOC119572396 gene encoding LOW QUALITY PROTEIN: acid phosphatase type 7-like (The sequence of the model RefSeq protein was modified relative to this genomic sequence to represent the inferred CDS: deleted 1 base in 1 codon; added 2 bases not found in genome assembly); translation: MMRACTLWIILPILSGLLLASAANRIDDYQPQHVHIVIGETSKDMVITWTTFTDTPSSVVEFGNAGLTDTATGSSTQFTDGGSEHRNLWMHRVILKDLQPDTMYFYHCGSQLGWSELFVFKTWKNGTDWPVSVAMYGDMGAVNAQSLPRLQEEVQRGMYDAVIHVGDFAYNMDSDNARVGDEFMRQIQPIAAYVPYLTCPGNHEQMYNFSNYRARFSMPNHEDTENLFFSWNMGPVHFIAVNTEAYYFLEYGLKPLSRQYDWLIKDLEVKYGSMLTAYDAEN